The Deltaproteobacteria bacterium IMCC39524 region TGACGTGTTCCACCTGGTTCTGGTCGCCGATGCTGCTGATGATGTTGCTCAGGGTTTCCCTGTCATCATGCAACATCGCGTAGCGCGTTGATTTGATGACTGTATCAGCCAGATCGGCCGCATGTTGAACCTCGCCCCTGATGAGATCATCCTTTACGAAGGTAAATAGAAGCACGCAACAGGCGATGACAAAGCCGGTGACGGCACAGGCGACCGGAACGATAGCGCGGCTGTTTATGCTGCTCAACATGGCGAACCTCCTTGGCCTGCCCTGGTGGCCGCGGGGTTTTACCAACCCCGCGACGATCGTTTAATCTATCTTGCGGTACATGGCCCCAATCGGAGCCGTTGAAGTTTTTATCGGTGCCGGCCTTGCCGCCTGAGCGGCAAGAGCTTCTTGTGGTTGCTCTTTCCATGAAAAAATAATCGGCAGACGGTAGAGGATGAAACGATAGACCACAACGTAGATCGCAAAAATCGTCACGGCGATAATCACTTCAAAGATATGCGGTACTTCCTGATAAAGCTGCCAGTTAAAGGCAATCAGTGCCGTATTCAGACGGTTGAGGACAATCCCGAAGATCGTCACAAAAGCTCCCACCCTGGCCAGGTTGACCGCCTGATGGCGAACAGCATAGGCAAACAGGATAATCGGCAGGATAACGCCCACGACCATCTCGAACAGGAACCAGGCCCCCCAACCGGTTGCCAGGTAGCCCCATTCGTTATCATGGGCGACACCGATCATCTTGATCGCCAGGTAAGTGATCAGGGCCAGGCTTGCACCTTTGGCCAGACCGAGGGTGCAGCGGTCCAGATTGTCTTTAAAATTGTCATCACAGCGCCAAGCCATGGTCTTCTTGACCACGGTGCTGACTGCTATCACCATGCAGAGCCCTGCCGGAATCGACGAACAGAAAAAATGAATCCACTGGAACGACGCCGAATACCAGAGCGGGTGGACTTTGCCCGGTGCGTAGTTAAAGAGCGCCCCCAGAGCACCTTGATGCAGAGTTGAAAGGATGATCCCTGAGACGGTCAGGCCGAGCGCTATGCGTCGGATAAAGCGCTTGCCGCCCAACCAACCGATCCACTCGAAGAATGAGACGGAAACTTCAGCGACCTGCACAGAGAGGTAGGTGGCGACATGCCAGGCAACCAGAAAAAGGACGGCCGCCGGGCCGAAGGAGACCACCATCGGGTAAGGCAGCCTCCAGGGTTGGCCGAGATCGACCAGCAGGTAGATAACGGCAAAGAGGTAACCGAGCAGCCCGTTAAGCAGGGCCAGTCTCTCAATCGGCTCGAAGTCGTGGCGGCCGAAGATTTCCACCGCCGTGCCCAGCATGAAGCCGGAAGCCGAGAGGGGCACCATGGCAAAGAGCCCGAAGCCGAGAAAGAGTCCCCAGGGGTAATCATTGGAGCCGTGGGTTACGACGCTGAGCCCAAAGATAAATCGATAGGCGATCAGCGGCAGACCGATGGCGAAGATAATCCCCAGGATCCAATTGAAGGGATTACGCAGAGCCTGACCAAGATATTGGCCTGGAGTCAGACCGAGCATTAATTTACGGAACAATGACCATTGTTGGTCGGTTTTTTCGTTGACGTGGGAATCAACCGGTTTCGCACCCCACCCGATCAGGCTTTTCATTGGTCGCCTCCTTCCTCGTCATGCTGCTTCTCGACGTCGTGATTGTGTTCGTCGTGCTCTTTCTTCTTTGCCAGAAGATGGAAACCGGTAAACATTGCCGGCCAGATCGCCAAGACCATCGGTACTGTACCGAGGAAATCCTTAACATTATTGATGATCGGTTCATTGCCCGGGTTCGGGTCAAAACCGACCTCGTCAAAAGCGACCGGCGACAGGTACATCCAGCTGGTTCCGCCCAGCTCCTTTTCGCCGTAAAGATGGTCAAGGTAGCGACCGGGATGAGTCTGGATGCGTTGGTGACCAATCTTGATCAGATCTTTGCGTTTACCAAAGGTCAGGGCCTCCTGGGGACAAACATCGACGCATGCCGGAGGCAAACCCTTCTTCAGCCTGGTTTCGTGGCAGAAGATGCATTTTTTGACAACCGGATCAAAAGCGCTGGAATAGCTGTATCCCGGGATATTGAACGGGCAGGCGACCATGCAGTTGCGACAGCCGACACAGACCTTAGAGTTGTAGACCACTGCACCTTCCTTGGTCTTGGTGTAGGCGTTGACAAAACAGGAACTCAAACAGGCGGGCTCGTTGCAATGGTTGCATTGCACCTTGCGATAGAGGGGACGATCACTGTCATCTGGGCTGTAGCGATTGACCACGGTGTAGGCGTTCTCATCGGGTCTGCGCTTCTGCTTGCCGCCGTGGAAGGTTTCATCAAAGACCGACTTGTCATCGAATGGCCGGTCAGGAGCAGGCAGGTTCTGCTCTTTGTTGCAGGCCGCCTCGCAACTGCGGCATCCGATGCAACGGGTCAGATCCACCAGCACCCCCATACCATCGGGATAACCTTCAAAGGATCCGGCCGCCAGGGCCTTTTTCGGGCCGGCCAGGGTTGTGGCGGCACATCCTGCCAGGCTCGCAGCAAGAAATCTCCGTCGACTGATTCCACTCATAACGACTCTCCTTATGGTAAATAGCCTGCTTATAAATAGCCTCTGAGCTTTGACCGTTTCAGTGACCGCTCTTTCCCGCCGCCGAGAGAGCCTTCGCATCATGATGATAGAAGTCGTCTCCGTCCGGTGTTCTGGCGTGGCAATCCTGACAATCCGTCGGTCCATCCATCTCTTCATGACAACCAACGCAGTTCCAGTGATAGGCTGCTTTAAGTCCCGGGGTATCAATATGGAACTGGTAGCGATCAAGCGCTTCCTTGTTGATATTTTCGGCTGAGAACGGGTTGGCTAGGTGGCATTCACGGCAGCCGACCGAGGCAACTTCATTGCTGTCGGCGTGACAACGCACACAACGCTCATCAATTGTGCCGGTCCCAGTGGTGTGGTGGTGACAGGCTGAGCAATCCTCACCCAGGTCGGTATGCATGGCGTGATCAAACTCAACGCCATCAAACAAAGCGACCATGGAGTCAAGGGACACCTGCTCCGGCATTTCAGCGGCGAGCAGCAATGAACTCGCCGCAAAGAAAGCCAACACCATCATCAAGGTAATCAAGATCTGCTTAGCGCTCATGGTTCTCTCTCCTTTTCCTTGAGGGCCTGACGGCGTTCTCATTTACCAACCTCACCCGGCTTCTCGTTCAGGTACTTGTAGAACATTGGAAAGCCGATAAAGAAGGCGATACAGATGAGATATTCGATGCCCTTGATGTACTGGTAAAAATCCACCAGGGTGTAAACTTGCTGAACTTCTACGATGCTGTCGAGTATTTGATCGATCATGCCATTCTCCTTTTCTGCGCCCCGGCCCTTGATCCCGGAAGATCCTAGCCCTTGCTGCTTTGGCGTTGGGCCTGTTTGTCCGTTCCTTTAACCAGGCCTTTGATGAAACCGACCAGGAGCATAATCGTCGGCAGCAACTGCACAACAACAACCAGTGCACAGAAAGCCAGGAAGACACCGACCAGGATGCCGCTGGAGTAGGTTGTGGTCGTATCTACGGCCAAAGCCGGGCCGGCCAACATCAAGATTGCCATTCCTGTTCCTAATAACGTTTTCATGATTTCCTCCGTTCTTTTGGGTTCTCTCTTCATTGCAACCATTCACCTTCAGGACCATGCGTCACTTTTTCAAACGCGCATTTGACGGCTTCCCGCAACTCCTCTTCGTCACCGGGACGAACCGGTTTGAGGGCATGGTAAAAAATTCCTTCATTACGTGCCTTACGTATCAGGGCCAGCGGTAATTCGCTGGCCACCAAAATAATTGTCAGGTTGCGATTGCATTTCTTCAGAATCGGAATCAATTCTGTTGCCAGCAGTTCGTCAAACCTGGTGCTGATAAGAACAACCTGGGCGGTCTTCTTGAGAATTCCGTAGAGGACCCCAGCTGCCGTGTTGGTCACTGTGACCTGGTAACCGGCATTAATGAACAGATCCGCCATACGCTTCCTGGAGAAGACGTCTTCGTCTGCGATGAGTAGTCCGGGCATGTTCATCATGTTTTTTTCTCCTGCCAATGGCCAAATCGCCCCAGGCAAAGGGGCAGGTCCCATCTAATCGATTTTTTCGGAAATCTTTTCCCGGCGAGAGAAAACACCCCTGACCAAACTGAAAAAAAGAATCATTGCCGGCACCAGTTGAGACACAATGATCAAAGCGAAGAAGCCGATGAAGAAATAGGTCAAGACTCCTGTGCCCTCATTGTGCGTGGCCACTGCCGCATAAGCAGCAGAAGTGCTGCCAGCCACCATCGAGATCAACATCTGCATTGTTTTCATAACGGCCTCCTTCTTCTCCTGTTCGTTGACACCAGTTCCTGACAATGAACTATTGCATCGGCCATACCATTCTTAGGGATTTCTTATTAATACTCATAAGATGCTGCTTTTGTTGATTTTTATTCAGAGAGACAACAAAGTAAAATGGGAGGAGAACGGGGAAAACGTATAAATAAAATATACGCACACTGTCGGCCAGAACAGCCTGCAGCTACGGGTAATCCTTGTAAGCTCTTGAATGGGCGGGGGTTTTAAACGATAGTCAGAGTGTATAACAGAAATATACAGCACAATTATTTTTTATATTCTCCCTTCTTACAGCGAGCACTGCAAGAGGGAGGACACGGACGTTCTATTGTGAGGCGTTATTTGTCTCGTGGAAAGAGGGGTGAACCTGACATTAAAAGCCACAGGCTACTCAACCACCCGCATACGGGCACTGATACCCTGCTTTTTCAGCATGGCCTGGAAGTTTGGTCTCTGCATGCCGACCTCTTGCGCCGCCCTGGTGATATTCCAGTCATTGCGGTCAAGGGCACTGAGTAAAAAGGCCCGCTCCAAGGGCACGACGGCCTCCTCCCTGAGCAACTGCTTGCGGGCTTTCAGCTCATTGGCATCGAGTGGCACCGCATCATCAGCGACTGCAACCGGGCGATGCCCATCCCCCGGTAACCCCAGGTCTTGGCGCTGCAGAAGATCTGACTGAGAAAGGACCACTGCGCGCTCAATTAGATTTTCCAGTTCGCGTACATTGCCGGGGAAACCATAGCTCTCGAGTTGTTCAATCACGTCGGGACTGAAACCTCTTATTTCTTTGCCATTCTCCTCTGCAAAACGCTTGAGAAATTGGCTCGCTAGAAGCATCAGATCACCTTTGCGTTCGCGCAGGGGAGGGATCTCGATCGGGATGATGTTAAGTCGGAAGAAAAGATCGTCACGGAAAGTCCCCTGCGCGACCATGTCCCGCAAATTGGCGTTGGTCGCTGCAACCAGACGGATATCTATTTTAATTGGCGTGGTCCCGCCGATGGGCATCACAACGCGCTCTTGTAACACCCGCAACAATTTTGCCTGGGTCGATAGGCTGATATTGCCGACCTCATCAAGGAGCAGGGTCCCACCTTCTGCAACCTCGAACAACCCACGCTTGGTCTGGATAGCGCCGGTAAAAGAACCTTTGACGTGACCAAACAGTTCACTTTCCAACAAGGTTTCTGCCAAGGCAGTACAATCTATGGCCACAAAAGGCTGTGAACACCGTGAGCTGTGAGTGTGAATAGCCCGTGCGACCAGCTCTTTACCCGTACCGCTTTCGCCGCTGATCATGACTGTGCTGTCTGTGGGGGCCACCTGCATGATACGCTGATAAAGTCGTTTCATCTCGCGACTGTCACCAAGCAGTTGATCAAAACCATGGTTCTTGTTCATTTCCCTCCACAGGCAGATATCATCGATGAGCACGGCCCTTGATTCCATAGCGTGCTTGACCTTGCTGATAATTTCATCATTGCCGAAAGGCTTGGAGAGGTAGTCGGTCGCTCCATTCTTCATGGCCTCAACAGCATTATCGATCGCTGCATACCCGGTAATCAGAACCACCGGCAGCTCCGGCTGGCAGACCCGTATCGCCTGCAGTACTTCCAGGCCACTCATCCCCGGCATCTTCAAATCTGTTATCAGCAACTTGAAGTTCTCCTCATCCAGACGATCCAGTGCGGTGCGTCCGTTACTGACAACTTCGACCTCGTAGCCTTCAGCAGTAAGTATGCGCCGCAAACCCTCCCGAATAACAGCGTCATCATCTGCTACCAGAATCCGTTCTATTCCCTTTTTCATAGAGCCCTCTTGGTCGATATGGAAAATCTTGATCCAAACTTTTCGTTAACAGCTTGGCAAGCGAACGCAAAAAGCTATGCAAGCAACGCTTTATCTTCAGACAATAAATCACCGTCATCGGTGCGCAGCAGCGAAGAGATCGGCAATTCAACCGTGAAAACTGTACCCTGGCCAACGGAACTTTGGACCAGTATCTGTCCACCATGGTTTTCAACAATGCCGTAGGAAACCGACAAACCGAGCCCCGTCCCGGCGACACCATTAAGGTCCTGGTTTTTTGTGGTGAAGAATGGGTCAAAAATTCTTCCCAGATTCTGTTCGGCGATACCTTGGCCAGTATCTTCTATTGTCGTAATCAGGCGGTCGCGCTTTAGATCGGTCCGCATAATGATCGTCATGCGCCCGCCGAGGGGCATGGCTTGACAGGCATTGACCAGAAGATTGATAAACACCTGCTCCATTTGCGTTGGATCCACTTCAATCACCGGCAGGTTAACGCCATAATGACGGACGATATCGACATCGTTGACGCTGGCATGATGGCTGACCAGGGCCAGGGTCCTTTCCATGATATCGGGCAGGGACCTGAGCCGCTTATCGGGTATGGAGGTGCAGGAAAAATCCAACAGCCGTTTAACGATATCGGCGCAGCGGTTGGTCTCGTGCACTATTGTCAGGGCATCCTCGCGTTGTGCTTCATCAAGCCTTTTATCATCAGCAAAGAGATTGGCGAACATCAAGATGCCTGCCAGTGGATTATTGATCTCATGGGCAATACCGGCAACCAGCTGACCGAGTGAAGCCAGCTTTTCCGAGCGAACCAGCTGATCGCTGACATTGGCGATCTGTTCCGTCCTCTCAATGACCTTGGCCTCAAGGGTTTCTGTCAGTTCTCGGTACTCGTCGCGTGTTTCCTTTAACTTCAGCGTCATGAAGTTAAAGGCTTCTGAGAGTTCACCGATTTCATCGTTTGATTTCAACGACAACCGACTGTCGAGTTCCATGTTCGAGACCTTTTGAGCGTGCAGCAAAAGATCATGTACGGGATTTACAACCATGCTCTGCGTCAACCAGCTCAGACAAATAATCACCAGCAGCAAGAGGGTCACGCCAAAGGTTGCAATGCTGTTGCGATAAGAACTGGCCTGCACCCCGATGTTGGCCAAAGAGCCTTGAACCTCGAGAAAACCAAGAATTTTGACATCTGGTGGATGAACATGACAGGACGCCGTATAGCAACTGGGCTTGTTACGAATCTCGGTCGTAACGCTTAGAATCTCTTCGCCCCGGGCATTATGGAAGAGTCTCCGGCTGTTTCCCAGGGGATGGCTATCAGGTAAAAATACCTCACTGTTACATTCCTCGCAGGGAGTATTGATCTCTTCCATGCCCTTGCCTATTTCACCTTCGAGGGTAGAAAAGTGTACATGCCCTGCGGTGCTGAAGAGGCGGACACGGTCTATTTTTTCATGCGAGCAGACCTCATTGATCATTTCGTAAACCTGGTTACGATTATCTTTCAGCATTTGGAAGTGCGTGGTGTGCAAGATGATTTCGCTGACAGTCTCAATATCATCCTTGGCGTCCTGCAGAAAAAGCTCTTTAAGGGTGCTGATATTAAAAAAGGCAAAGAGCGAAATGGTGACCAGCAGTACGACGCCGGTCCTGAGGATATACTTGCTGATCAGACTTTTGCTGAAAGCCCTGAACACCATCATCCCACCTGATCTTTAGCTGACAAAAAAAACCGGGTGCTGAGAATGAACACGGCAATCCCGAATTCTTCCTGGCAACCCGGCTATCTCGAAGACAAGACCCGTGGCTTTCCGTAGCCCTCCTCACGGAAGGGTTGGCTTTGCCAGAAGCTTAACTGATATTAATTATTATCCTCCAATATAAACAAGATAAGCCCCATGTCAAGTTTTCAGCCGCCCCCTTAAAGGTTTACAAGTTGCTAAATCTTCACTGTTTTGTAGAGAAAATTCTTGAACTTGTAGAATCTGCGCTGTTCATCTCCATTCCGGGAATGCGCTTCACACGCCCTGAGTGCGGCAGCGATGTCAGGCATGTTGCGCGCACCGTCACGGCGTGTCGCTTCAACCAGCGCACAAACAGTATCCCTGGTCAGCTGATTATCGATAAACGGTCGGTGCACCAGGCTCCAGAAGTCTCCGTCTCCCTCCTGCAGAGCTCTCTGTATACGGCGAACGGGGTCTTGTTCCGTATCGTCTGAAACAACAGGCTGATGCCCTGAAGCCAGGGCTTTCCGGAGGTCTTCACCTGTGATGATCGGCCCCTGTCGAAAGAGCAGGGCACGCAGGAGAATTGAGCGTAACTCCCTGATATTCCCTGTGTAATCATGCGTGGTCAGGAGTCCTTGAGCCTCCGCACTGATCGTTGGCACCCGGTCGACCGGTTCATCGGCAAGACGATAGATGCGGTAGAGTTGGCCAAGGAAGTGAACGGCAAGATCAGGGATATCCTCCCGGCGCTGATTCAAGGATGGTACAGCGATAGTCAACTCCGACAGGCGATGATAGAGATCAGCCCGGAAGCGCCCTTCTGCGATCAGCCGCGGCAGATCCTGGTTGGTCGCCGCGACCAACAACACCCTTGCGAAACGGGTCTGATTGTCACCGAGGCGAACGAAGCCGCCATTATCGAGGAAACGCAACAACTGTACCTGGGTTTTCGGGTCAGCATCACCGATTTCATCGAGGAACACCACGCCACCGCTGGCCTCTTCAATAATGCCATAACGATCAGCGTGTGCCCCGGTGAAGGCGCCACGTTTGTGGCCAAAGAGTTCCGAGTAGGTCAGTTCTCCGCTGTAGGCAGCGATATTGGTCTTGGTCACCGGCAGTTCCTTGGCTGAGGCTGAGCCGGCTCGATGCATCTCGTTAAGACGGGAGTAAAGGTTGTTGAAGAGAAACTCCTTGCCGCTGCCGGTATCCCCGGTAATCAGTACAGTCGGCAGCCCCAGTACCGCTTCACGCAAATCAGCTCGCTGCCACATGAGGATGCGCCGGTAGAGTGGTGGGGTGATGGTCTCGATCGTCGAGACAATTTCCCCGGCCTTGCTTGAATTGCCAATGACGTTGCCAAGCCTATACGAGGAGATTTTCGGGTCACGATAGGTGACATCCGACTGCAGCCTGTGGACTTCCGAAGTCAAACGCTCTATCTGCAGCAGACCAGCCAGGTGACGGGCGATCATCTGCACGATGATCTGCAGAATACGTTGATGCTCATCGGTGAAATAGTGAGAAGTCAAACTGCTCAAACAAACAACCGCCAGGACTTTTTCTTCCACGGTTACCGGTACGGCAATTTCGCTGCGGATATCCTGGGTGACCTGACGGTAGAAGCCGTCTCTGACCATTTCCAGAGAAGAATCATCCACGATCATTGGCTTGCGTGTTGAAGCAACATAGCCCGTCAAACTTCGCTCTGCTCGAGAAAGTTCTAGCCCTCCGATCGGCATCACGGGGATATTTTTTTTCAACCATTCCTTACTTTTGGCCCCCACCAGTGTGCCATCTTCTTCTTCAACAATGAGCCAATCATTGCTTTCACGCTCCTGCACCAACGCAATACTACCTGTATCAGCGCCGATCAACTCCGTTGCTTTAGCCAGAACCCGATTCAAAAAAGGCTGTGTCCCCTCGAAATGCTCCTGGAGCAGATCGTTGATTTCCGAAAGGACCTGGATCTCCATGTGTTCATCACCGATTTCCTGGATGACCCGTTCGGCCATTTCGGCATGCGCTTCCAGCAGACCGCGCTCAAAATCACTGAAGCGATAGGGTTCACGGGTAAAGTAATTGACCAGGCAGGTAATGCGTCTTGTACGGCCATCATAACGCGGCACGACATACAGGGAGGTCAGGCCGATTTGCTCGGTAAGATAGCGCTTTTGTAGCGACTGGGCTTTGAGGCTGGGCAGGTAGAGCGGTCGCAATAACGTCTCATCGGTGATCACACCTTCCTCGTTGATGTACTGGGAGAGCAGAGATTTGCCGGAGTTCAAGTCAATCAGCTTTTCATCCTCGTAGAGGCGCTGGATTTCTTTATCCTGGGCGTAAGAGGCAAGCACCTGAAGACCGCGGCCGTCATCTGCAGCGCCGATACGTGACGGCACCAGCACCGATGCAAGAGAGAGCTTGTCGATCAACTTTACGGCGGAACGCACCATTGTTCGGGCGGCTTCTTTCTTTTTTGAACTGTCAATCATGCGCGCCACGATGATCTGTTGATGATACTTACGGGCCTGATCGAGAACAGGAACCACAGAAGCAAAGAACTCCAGCAAATCCTGGCGGCCGGCCTCATTCAACGTGCGGCCGGTTCGGGTACTATCTACACAGACGACACCGATAGAGCGTGCCTTGTGCACCAACGGCAACTGCGTTGAAGCCATGAGCCCAAAATCTTCAGCGAGCTGTCGTGCCTGAGGCGGTAAACGTTGCCGATCGTCAAACTCGGCATCCTGTTGCTCAATATAGACCCGGGAAACCAGGTAGTTTTCATCGGTGAGGGAGAAGACATAATCGCGAACTGACTGCCGGCTACGCCCGGTAGTCAGCACGCAGCTCAGGATACCTCCGGTCAAATCTTCCAGGTAGAGACGAAAACGCGATTTGCCAGTAATCAGGGGGACCGCTTCACCAATTTCATGCAGAATATCTGCAAGGTTTTCTTTGCCGTGATTTCTGATCTTCTGCAAATTCTCTGCGACACGTGCCGAGTTGTTCATACACACTCCAGAAGGCTTCACCTTACAATTGTGAGTAGTTTTTCTACACGAAGAGCTTACCTTGTTTGCCAACAACGGTCAAAGCTTATGACTTGCCAGCATTGCGGTGCGGCAAGGTGAAGCGGGAAGGGGCTAGAAGTACAACGAGGATTAAGGGAAGAAGGTAACAGGAGAAGCGCACACCTCACAAAAGACTGCGCCGACCAGGTGAACATCCTCGTCGGCGCAGTCTTTCGATAGCTTACCCAAACTTCTTACTCTCCAGCCAAGAGTAGAATTCAGAGGGCCATTGATTTAGATCAATCCCAGTGTTTAATCACACCAGATTCGAGGGCCGCTCGTTCCACGGCAGCCGTGACTTCCTTATGAACACTGGGATGGAGCAGGGAAGGGACCAGTTCGTTCTCTTCGGCATGGCGGGCAATCGCCTGTGCAGCAGCAATCTTCATCTTGTTGTTGATGCGGGTGGCCCGCACGTTCAGCGCGCCGCGGAAGAGGCCGGGGAAGGCCAGAGCGTTGTTGACGCTCTTGCCATCGGCAGCGAAAGAGGCCCCCGCCTGCAAGGCAAGATCGGGGACAATCTCAGGGTTCGGATTGGACAGGGCCAGAACCACTGAACCTTTACGGACCATTTCCGGCTTAATCAACCCGGGGCAACCGGTGGTAGCGATCACGACATGGGATTTCTTCATCACCTCATCCAGAGAACCAACGACCCCACCGACCGCAGACAAACGCTCACAAGCAGTATCGTCAAGATCGGTCCCGATGACATTCTTTACTCCATAAGAAAGGAGCAGTTTGCTGATCCCCATACCAGCAGCACCCAAACCAACCACGCCGACTACAGACTTCTTCAACATCAGGCCGGAGAACCGGGTCGCGTTAAGCAAAGCCGCCAGGACGACCACAGCCGTGCCGTGCTGGTCGTCATGCATCACCGGGATGTCAAGTTCGGCATCAAGCACATCTTCAATCTCGAAGCACTCCGGTGCTTTAATATCTTCCAGTTTGATCGCACCGAAGGTCGGAGCGATATTCCGCACCGTGTCAATAATCACTTTGGGATCGCGATTCTGGATCAGAATCGGCACGCCGCTGACACCGACCAGGTAGTCAAAGAGCACGGACTTGCCTTCCATGACCGGCATGCCGGCAACGGCACCGATATCGCCAAGGCCGAGAATCGCCGTACCGTTGGTGACGATAGCCACCTGATTGGGAATCGACGTATATTTGTAAGCGTGCTCGGGATAACGCTCGATATCCTTGCAGATGGCCGCCACACCCGGCGTGTAAATCTGGCGAACATCCGTAATCGTCTCAATTCGAACCTGGCTTTTAGTGGCAATTTTGCCGCCTTCGTGCACCTGATGAACCAGATCGATCTCGTCCTCGACAATGATCCCTTCCAGATTGGCGATGGCCTCAGCCACCTCTTCAAACTGATGATCAGAATCAACATAGACGACGATCTCACGCGTGTTGTGCGTTCTGCCGACCCGCAATAGGTGGATATCACCAACGCTGGCATTCTTCGAGGCAATAGCCGCCATCACGCTCGCCAGATGCCCGGGTTTATCACTGAGCATCAGCTTCAAGCACTTGGCGATCTTGCCCGCTCCCTGTTCGATTTCCATAACATCTCCATTCAACATCCGGAAACTGCAGCCGGATTATTTTACAAAATTACTGTGCATTATAGATATTCAGGCATCCTGTGCAACGTCAAATATTATTTCTACTCTCAAGACACACACAAATCTCCCACAAAAAACAAAAAGGGCGACCTGATCAGGCCGCCCTTAATAATTGATTCCTTGCTAAGTTGGTCAGTGCCCACCAATATTCAACAAAAGCAGGGCGCCACAGACAGCAGCAATCGTAACAAAAACATAAAGTGCACGAGCAACAGAAAGCACGTAATTATTCAGCCCAGATATCTTCATTGCGCTAAACCTCCTAAAAATTATAGAGCCTCAATAAATAAACAACGGTAATCTTGGTGGCAATATGCCTTGCGTCGAGACTTATGTCAAGAGCCATTTATATGGATTTTTATATTAATTTAACGAAAAAGACCTAAACAGGCAAGCCAAACACAAAAGAAGAGGCAAGTCAGTGACTTGCCTCTTCTGGAAAGAAAACCACGATCCTGTCAGCCCTCGGGGTCATTTCAAACCGAGGCGCTCCAAGACCGAAACAGGGACCTTGTCGTAATGACTGAACGCCATGGTAAAGGACCCTCGGCCCTGTGTGGCG contains the following coding sequences:
- a CDS encoding GPMC system transcriptional regulator yields the protein MNNSARVAENLQKIRNHGKENLADILHEIGEAVPLITGKSRFRLYLEDLTGGILSCVLTTGRSRQSVRDYVFSLTDENYLVSRVYIEQQDAEFDDRQRLPPQARQLAEDFGLMASTQLPLVHKARSIGVVCVDSTRTGRTLNEAGRQDLLEFFASVVPVLDQARKYHQQIIVARMIDSSKKKEAARTMVRSAVKLIDKLSLASVLVPSRIGAADDGRGLQVLASYAQDKEIQRLYEDEKLIDLNSGKSLLSQYINEEGVITDETLLRPLYLPSLKAQSLQKRYLTEQIGLTSLYVVPRYDGRTRRITCLVNYFTREPYRFSDFERGLLEAHAEMAERVIQEIGDEHMEIQVLSEINDLLQEHFEGTQPFLNRVLAKATELIGADTGSIALVQERESNDWLIVEEEDGTLVGAKSKEWLKKNIPVMPIGGLELSRAERSLTGYVASTRKPMIVDDSSLEMVRDGFYRQVTQDIRSEIAVPVTVEEKVLAVVCLSSLTSHYFTDEHQRILQIIVQMIARHLAGLLQIERLTSEVHRLQSDVTYRDPKISSYRLGNVIGNSSKAGEIVSTIETITPPLYRRILMWQRADLREAVLGLPTVLITGDTGSGKEFLFNNLYSRLNEMHRAGSASAKELPVTKTNIAAYSGELTYSELFGHKRGAFTGAHADRYGIIEEASGGVVFLDEIGDADPKTQVQLLRFLDNGGFVRLGDNQTRFARVLLVAATNQDLPRLIAEGRFRADLYHRLSELTIAVPSLNQRREDIPDLAVHFLGQLYRIYRLADEPVDRVPTISAEAQGLLTTHDYTGNIRELRSILLRALLFRQGPIITGEDLRKALASGHQPVVSDDTEQDPVRRIQRALQEGDGDFWSLVHRPFIDNQLTRDTVCALVEATRRDGARNMPDIAAALRACEAHSRNGDEQRRFYKFKNFLYKTVKI
- a CDS encoding malic enzyme-like NAD(P)-binding protein: MEIEQGAGKIAKCLKLMLSDKPGHLASVMAAIASKNASVGDIHLLRVGRTHNTREIVVYVDSDHQFEEVAEAIANLEGIIVEDEIDLVHQVHEGGKIATKSQVRIETITDVRQIYTPGVAAICKDIERYPEHAYKYTSIPNQVAIVTNGTAILGLGDIGAVAGMPVMEGKSVLFDYLVGVSGVPILIQNRDPKVIIDTVRNIAPTFGAIKLEDIKAPECFEIEDVLDAELDIPVMHDDQHGTAVVVLAALLNATRFSGLMLKKSVVGVVGLGAAGMGISKLLLSYGVKNVIGTDLDDTACERLSAVGGVVGSLDEVMKKSHVVIATTGCPGLIKPEMVRKGSVVLALSNPNPEIVPDLALQAGASFAADGKSVNNALAFPGLFRGALNVRATRINNKMKIAAAQAIARHAEENELVPSLLHPSVHKEVTAAVERAALESGVIKHWD